The Deltaproteobacteria bacterium nucleotide sequence CGCCTGCTCCGGCGCCGGCCCCCTGCCCGACGCCGCCATGACCGGCCTGCGCGAAATGTGGGACAGCGACTTCGGGGATCGTTCGTAGCCGCTCAGCGCCCCTGGCCGATGCGCTGCACGTGCTCCTGCACGACCTCGCGCGGGCACAGGGCGATGAATCCCTTGGCTCCGAGGAACAGCAGCAGCAGGTCGTCGAAGTGCCCCAGAGCGGGCAGGAGATCGGGGATGACGTCCGCGGGCATGATCAGGTAGGCGACCACGCCCAGGGCCAGCGCCTTGGCCTTGATGCCGACCCGCGGGTCCTTGAACAGCCGCCAGAAGAGCCGCAGGAAGCTGGGCAGGTGCTGCACCAGACCCAAAAGCCGGCGCGGCCCGAGACGCAAGAGGTAGAAGAGGGAACTCAACCGGATCATGGGCTCTTGGGTGGCGCGGGGGGTTCCGGTGGTAAGGAGGAGGCTGCCGCCGCCGGGGATTCCGGTGGCGTGGGGGACGGTCTCCGACGGAAGAGCGTGCCGCGGTCGCCGGCCAGGAGCGCCTGTCCGTCCCGCATGGCTACCGCGGTGAGCCTCTCGGGGGTGCCGAGGCGGGTGCGTTGCCACCGTGCGCCGTCCCAGCCGAACACCGCTCCCGCGGCGCCCGCGGCCCAGCAGTCGGTGGGCGAGGCGCAGGCGACGGCGCGCAGCCGGAAGAACGAACCGGGCACGTCGGTCTTCTTCCACGCGGCTCCGTCGTACTCGAAGACCGCGCCGTGGTCGCCCACGGCCCAGCCCCGGCCGTTGCCGGCAAGGACCACGTCGTACATGCGCGGCACGTCCGGCACGTCCACCTTCTCCCAGCGTGTGCCGTCCCAGCGCGCGAAGAACCCGTCGCCCACCATCCAGCCGGAGCGGCGCGACGCAAAGGCCATGCCGTAGATACGTGCCTTGCCCGCCGGGCTCAGGGCATGGCGCCACTCCTTGCCGTCCCATTCGATGAGGCGCCCATCGCGGGTGCCCGCAAAGCAGCGGTCGGGCGCGGCGCACCCGGCGCCCCAGAGCCTCCCCTCCGACCGCTTGCGCCGCGTCAGGGGATTCTTCACCCGCGTCCACGCCCTGCCGTCGTAATGCAGGGACAAGGCGTCGTCGCCGAACGCCCACACGTCGTCCGGCGCGTTTACCACGAACTTCCTCGGTTTCACTTTAGCCGGGTGGTCCATGGCGCTCATGCGGTTCCCGTCCCAGCGGAGCAGGCGGCCGTCGCTGGTGCCGATGAACGCATGGTCCCGGTCCGGGATGGCCACGGCGGTGAGGTTCGGGGGAGGCTTCCTGCCCTTGCGCGGGCTGTCCCACGGCACCATCTCCCAAGCCGCCGCCCAGCACGGCAGGGCGAGCCACGCGACGAGCAGCAGGACGGTACCGTGGATCCGGGGAAACGCCGGCATGCGACTTCGTCCGAGTCCTTCACCGAGGGACCCGACGATCGCACGAGGCGCGCACCACAAGCGGGCTTGCACGGGTCAGCCTGTCGGGCCGCCGCCCGCGCTCCGAATCGCCGTCAGTTCCGCGGAATCCACCACGTCCTTGTTGAACGAGCTGCCGGCCTGGTCGTTCTGCATGTCCCAGACCAGCAGGACGGTGCGTTGCGGGTCG carries:
- a CDS encoding DUF1232 domain-containing protein, whose protein sequence is MIRLSSLFYLLRLGPRRLLGLVQHLPSFLRLFWRLFKDPRVGIKAKALALGVVAYLIMPADVIPDLLPALGHFDDLLLLFLGAKGFIALCPREVVQEHVQRIGQGR